The proteins below are encoded in one region of Maribacter aestuarii:
- a CDS encoding glucoamylase family protein encodes MIYKSTYKLKRFFFIYSVGPILGSIVVFFAACSSSGTSSTNEGSQLPEIPSTPEPEIPSLTDDELLDLTQRETFRYFWDFAEETSGGARERYHPNDPLNDPKTVSIGGTGFGLMAIIVGVERGYITREQAIERIGKIMNFLEFADRFHGAWPHWLDGDTGKVRPFGEKDNGGDIVETAFLAQGLICVKEYFKDGGDEEKVLSEKADELWKGVEWNWYTQGKNSLYWHWSPNFGFDINLELKGYNEVLIAYVMAAASPDFSITKDVYTNGWASNGAIISNINAYSIPLIADHAGNSPNGGPLFWAHYSYLGLNPNNLSDDFINYWDVTVNHAKINNRYCIENPKGFLDYGADCWGLTASYSRNPDGSLGYNAHSPSNDVGIISPTAAISSLPYTSEESLKALRYFYQHKDKLLGPAGFYDAFSPQNNFWVAQAYLAIDQGPEIIMIENYRTGLFWNLFMENEDVQNGLDKLGFKY; translated from the coding sequence ATGATTTATAAAAGCACATATAAATTAAAAAGGTTTTTTTTCATTTATTCGGTTGGGCCCATATTAGGGTCGATTGTAGTATTCTTTGCGGCTTGCTCTTCATCCGGCACTTCCAGTACTAATGAAGGTTCCCAACTGCCGGAAATACCGTCAACTCCCGAACCTGAGATTCCTAGTTTAACTGATGATGAACTTTTGGACCTCACACAGCGAGAGACCTTTAGATATTTTTGGGATTTTGCCGAAGAAACCTCTGGCGGTGCCAGAGAACGTTACCATCCTAATGATCCATTGAACGACCCGAAAACGGTAAGTATTGGTGGAACAGGTTTTGGTTTAATGGCTATTATTGTTGGTGTAGAGCGTGGTTATATTACCCGTGAGCAGGCAATAGAACGTATAGGTAAAATTATGAATTTCCTGGAGTTTGCAGATCGCTTCCACGGAGCGTGGCCCCATTGGTTGGACGGTGACACCGGAAAAGTCAGGCCGTTTGGAGAAAAGGATAATGGCGGCGATATTGTAGAGACAGCATTTTTGGCCCAAGGCTTAATTTGTGTTAAAGAATACTTTAAAGATGGCGGAGATGAAGAAAAGGTTTTATCGGAAAAGGCCGATGAACTTTGGAAAGGTGTGGAGTGGAATTGGTATACCCAAGGTAAAAATAGCCTCTATTGGCATTGGAGCCCTAATTTTGGCTTTGACATCAACCTGGAACTCAAGGGATATAATGAAGTATTAATCGCCTATGTAATGGCTGCTGCTTCGCCAGATTTTTCTATTACCAAGGACGTCTATACTAATGGTTGGGCCTCTAACGGTGCAATTATTTCGAACATTAACGCCTATAGCATTCCTTTAATAGCAGACCATGCTGGTAACTCCCCTAATGGCGGACCTTTATTTTGGGCCCATTATTCGTATTTAGGCCTTAATCCGAATAACCTTAGTGACGATTTTATAAATTATTGGGACGTCACAGTAAATCATGCCAAAATCAATAACCGCTATTGTATTGAAAATCCGAAAGGATTTCTTGATTATGGAGCGGACTGTTGGGGGTTGACCGCAAGTTATTCCCGAAATCCAGATGGTAGCTTGGGTTATAATGCACATAGTCCTAGTAACGATGTAGGGATAATATCACCAACGGCAGCCATAAGTTCACTGCCCTACACCTCTGAAGAATCCTTAAAGGCTTTACGCTATTTTTATCAGCATAAGGATAAATTATTAGGACCCGCTGGTTTTTATGATGCCTTTAGCCCACAAAATAATTTTTGGGTAGCTCAAGCCTATTTAGCCATAGATCAAGGCCCTGAAATTATCATGATAGAGAATTATAGAACGGGTTTATTTTGGAATCTCTTTATGGAAAATGAAGATGTTCAAAATGGACTGGACAAACTCGGTTTTAAATATTAA
- the glpK gene encoding glycerol kinase GlpK has product MGTFIISLDQGTTSSRALLVDQKGKIQGMAQKEFKQIFPKSGWVEHDAMEILGSQLGVLKQLISENNVTPSEIKAIGITNQRETAVVWDKDTGQPVYNAIVWQDKRTADICEDLKKDGLTEHVRKTTGLVIDSYFTGTKVKWVLDNVKGAREKAEKGELLMGTIDSWLVWNMTNKKNHVTDYTNASRTLIYDIVNLKWDDKMLSALTIPKNMLPEVKPSAYHFGDFEIDGVKIPIAGIAGDQQAALFGQGCFTKGTAKNTYGTGCFMLMNTGEEPQFSKNGLLTTIAYGLDGKVNYALEGSIFIAGAAIQWLRDGLELIKDAKETQELADSVEGESSVYVVPAFAGLGAPYWDMYARGAIFGLTRDTGKAHLAKATLESLAYQTKDILKAMEDDSGIQLKNLRVDGGACANDHLMQFQADILDTEVHRPEVIESTAMGAAFLAGIQVGLWKQEDIDQNRPMNRIFKPTFDRVKRKRLYKNWQKAVERTKGWEEH; this is encoded by the coding sequence ATGGGAACATTTATAATTTCATTAGATCAAGGAACTACAAGTTCCAGGGCCCTTCTTGTAGACCAGAAGGGTAAAATTCAGGGAATGGCACAAAAGGAATTCAAACAGATTTTTCCTAAATCCGGTTGGGTGGAACACGATGCCATGGAAATCCTTGGGTCTCAATTGGGTGTTTTGAAGCAATTGATTTCAGAAAATAATGTAACCCCTTCAGAGATTAAGGCAATAGGCATTACAAATCAGCGTGAAACGGCTGTAGTATGGGATAAGGATACGGGCCAGCCGGTATATAATGCTATCGTATGGCAGGATAAACGCACGGCGGATATTTGTGAAGATTTAAAGAAGGACGGATTAACGGAGCACGTAAGAAAGACAACAGGTTTGGTTATAGACTCCTATTTCACTGGAACCAAGGTCAAGTGGGTCTTGGATAATGTGAAAGGGGCACGGGAAAAGGCCGAAAAAGGTGAACTACTTATGGGAACCATAGATTCTTGGTTGGTTTGGAATATGACCAACAAAAAGAACCATGTAACCGATTATACCAATGCTTCCAGAACATTAATTTACGATATAGTCAATCTAAAATGGGATGATAAAATGCTGAGCGCATTGACCATTCCTAAAAATATGTTACCAGAGGTCAAACCATCTGCCTATCATTTTGGAGATTTTGAAATTGATGGGGTGAAAATACCTATCGCCGGTATCGCTGGAGATCAGCAAGCGGCACTTTTTGGTCAAGGTTGTTTTACAAAAGGAACGGCTAAGAACACCTACGGAACCGGTTGTTTTATGTTGATGAACACTGGGGAAGAGCCTCAATTTTCTAAGAACGGACTCTTAACGACGATAGCGTACGGTCTGGACGGAAAGGTGAATTATGCCTTAGAAGGCAGTATTTTTATAGCCGGAGCCGCCATTCAGTGGCTCAGGGATGGTTTGGAACTCATAAAGGATGCCAAAGAGACGCAAGAACTGGCAGATTCCGTTGAAGGGGAAAGTTCGGTTTACGTGGTGCCGGCCTTTGCAGGTTTGGGAGCACCCTATTGGGACATGTATGCCAGAGGGGCCATTTTTGGACTAACGAGAGACACGGGAAAGGCCCATTTGGCGAAAGCTACATTGGAATCGCTTGCCTACCAAACAAAGGATATACTAAAAGCAATGGAAGATGATTCTGGCATTCAATTAAAAAATCTTCGGGTGGATGGCGGCGCTTGTGCCAATGATCATCTAATGCAGTTCCAAGCGGATATTTTGGATACGGAGGTACACAGACCGGAAGTTATAGAATCCACGGCTATGGGAGCGGCTTTTCTGGCAGGTATCCAAGTAGGTTTGTGGAAGCAGGAAGATATCGATCAAAACCGACCTATGAACCGTATTTTCAAACCCACATTTGATCGTGTCAAAAGAAAAAGACTTTACAAGAACTGGCAAAAAGCAGTGGAGCGTACCAAAGGATGGGAGGAGCACTAG
- a CDS encoding antibiotic biosynthesis monooxygenase family protein yields the protein MESKPYYAVIFTSTRTGGDNGYSEMALEMENLAKDQPGYLGMESAREEIGITISYWESLEAIGAWKRHTDHLVAQKKGIRDWYSKYHVRICRVEREYVFSK from the coding sequence GTGGAATCCAAACCCTATTATGCCGTAATATTTACTTCCACCCGAACAGGAGGGGATAACGGTTATTCAGAAATGGCACTTGAGATGGAAAATTTGGCGAAAGACCAACCGGGATACCTTGGAATGGAAAGTGCTAGGGAAGAAATTGGAATAACCATTAGTTATTGGGAGAGTTTGGAAGCGATTGGCGCTTGGAAAAGGCATACTGATCATTTGGTTGCCCAAAAGAAAGGCATTAGGGATTGGTATAGTAAATATCATGTTAGAATATGCCGGGTTGAGCGGGAATATGTCTTCTCCAAATAA
- a CDS encoding CvpA family protein has translation MSFLDIILGLMLVWGFWKGLKNGLFVEIASIIALIAGIYGAFHFSYITGNYLSDHMEWDEQNINIAAFIITFILIVLIVHIAGKFLTKIADFAMLGLINKIAGGIFGVLKVGVILGAFLIFFDRLSSEFDILDEDTKYESKLYQPIKQIGAFVFDRVLRSGTITKEQ, from the coding sequence ATGAGCTTTTTAGATATCATATTGGGACTAATGTTGGTCTGGGGATTTTGGAAAGGGCTGAAAAACGGCCTTTTTGTAGAAATCGCTTCCATAATCGCGCTTATTGCCGGTATTTATGGGGCATTTCACTTTTCCTATATAACCGGGAATTATCTTTCCGATCATATGGAATGGGATGAACAAAACATAAATATCGCAGCATTTATCATTACTTTTATCCTTATTGTTCTGATTGTTCATATAGCGGGAAAATTCTTGACGAAAATTGCCGACTTTGCCATGTTGGGACTTATAAATAAAATTGCGGGAGGTATTTTTGGCGTTTTAAAAGTAGGCGTCATCCTTGGGGCCTTCCTAATTTTCTTTGATCGACTTAGTAGTGAATTTGATATTCTGGATGAGGATACAAAATATGAATCCAAGTTATACCAGCCCATCAAACAAATTGGTGCCTTCGTTTTTGATCGCGTTTTGCGTTCAGGTACCATAACCAAAGAACAATAG
- a CDS encoding CAP domain-containing protein, with product MKMRLHYAVPLFFVLIFSCTSESIDEIPIATTANMVLLEGELLSIVNDHRISMGSNVLEFSEVAYKYANEHTDYMIGKGTISHDNFSARASSIHSEVEVEMVAENIAKDYRTAQEVFEGWNNSSSHKKTMEGDFTHTAVSIKEDKAGNLYYTQLFYKK from the coding sequence ATGAAAATGAGATTGCACTACGCTGTCCCGCTTTTCTTTGTACTTATTTTTTCTTGTACAAGTGAGTCGATAGATGAAATTCCAATAGCTACCACAGCAAACATGGTTCTATTGGAGGGGGAGCTTTTGTCTATTGTAAATGATCATCGCATAAGCATGGGTTCCAATGTCTTGGAATTTAGCGAGGTCGCCTACAAATATGCCAATGAGCATACGGACTACATGATAGGAAAGGGAACTATAAGTCACGATAATTTTAGTGCAAGGGCTTCTAGCATACACTCTGAAGTGGAAGTGGAAATGGTCGCAGAAAATATAGCGAAGGACTACAGGACCGCTCAAGAAGTTTTCGAAGGCTGGAACAATAGCTCTAGCCATAAGAAAACAATGGAAGGTGATTTTACCCATACTGCCGTGAGCATTAAAGAAGACAAAGCGGGTAACTTATACTATACACAACTTTTTTACAAAAAATAG
- a CDS encoding 3-hydroxyanthranilate 3,4-dioxygenase — MNIQAPFNLNKWIEENRETLKPPVGNRNLYKEAGDYIVMIVAGPNARKDYHYNETEELFYQLEGTIEIHIQEDGQKKTMKLGPGDMYLHPAKVPHSPVRHENSIGLVIERKRAHMNVDDGLLWFCDNCNHKLYEAYFTLHDIEKDFLAHFKHFYGSKELRTCDNCGTVMPVDERFVPKD, encoded by the coding sequence ATGAATATCCAAGCACCCTTTAACCTTAACAAATGGATTGAAGAAAATAGGGAGACTTTAAAGCCTCCTGTGGGCAATAGAAATCTTTATAAAGAGGCTGGGGATTACATTGTGATGATAGTTGCTGGACCCAATGCAAGAAAGGACTATCATTATAACGAGACGGAAGAACTTTTTTATCAATTGGAGGGTACTATTGAAATCCATATTCAGGAAGACGGTCAAAAAAAAACCATGAAATTGGGTCCCGGGGACATGTACTTGCATCCGGCCAAAGTACCCCATTCTCCCGTAAGGCATGAAAATTCTATTGGACTGGTAATAGAACGAAAAAGAGCCCATATGAACGTAGACGATGGGCTACTTTGGTTCTGTGATAATTGTAACCATAAGCTTTATGAGGCTTATTTTACTTTGCACGATATTGAAAAGGATTTTCTTGCCCATTTCAAACATTTCTATGGCTCTAAAGAATTGAGGACCTGTGATAATTGCGGTACGGTAATGCCTGTGGATGAGCGATTTGTACCTAAAGATTAA
- a CDS encoding DUF1304 domain-containing protein: protein MGILIDILIGIVAAMHLYFLYFEMFAWTTKGRKVFRNFPAELFEPTKSMAANQGLYNGFLAAGLIWSYFIDDNLWSDNIALFFLGCVVVAGIYGAWTVTKKIFFIQALPALGAIILILFF from the coding sequence ATGGGAATTCTAATCGATATTTTAATTGGAATCGTAGCTGCGATGCACCTCTATTTCCTCTATTTTGAGATGTTTGCGTGGACAACCAAGGGAAGAAAAGTGTTCCGAAATTTTCCTGCGGAACTATTTGAACCTACGAAATCCATGGCAGCCAATCAAGGATTGTACAATGGTTTTTTGGCAGCGGGATTAATCTGGTCTTATTTTATAGATGACAATCTATGGAGCGATAACATTGCCCTGTTCTTTCTAGGATGTGTCGTCGTTGCGGGAATCTATGGTGCGTGGACCGTAACCAAAAAAATATTCTTTATTCAAGCCCTACCCGCATTAGGTGCAATTATCCTTATCCTATTTTTTTAA
- a CDS encoding nuclear transport factor 2 family protein, whose translation MRNIITLSLILSLATLTAQMTPEEVVQKQLESYNNRDIDAFMSVIDKDITVHEFSNGAITIKGYDDCKAVYANLFKESPHLHSKILTRTIFENKTIDHEFITGRKGSSTPIELVLIYEVAQEKINKITVIRAQD comes from the coding sequence ATGAGAAATATTATTACGCTTAGCCTTATTCTATCTTTAGCCACCTTAACAGCACAAATGACACCAGAAGAAGTAGTGCAAAAACAATTGGAAAGCTATAACAATAGAGATATTGATGCATTTATGTCTGTCATCGATAAGGACATTACTGTCCATGAATTTTCAAATGGAGCGATTACTATAAAAGGATACGATGATTGTAAGGCGGTCTACGCCAATTTATTTAAAGAATCGCCCCATCTGCACTCGAAAATATTGACCCGAACGATTTTTGAAAATAAAACTATAGACCATGAGTTTATTACAGGAAGAAAAGGAAGTAGTACTCCCATAGAATTGGTATTGATATATGAGGTAGCGCAGGAAAAAATCAATAAAATTACGGTTATCAGAGCGCAAGATTAA
- the amaB gene encoding L-piperidine-6-carboxylate dehydrogenase: MSKVAAAFGIKDALKALGIKEVNEGTSTGSNNFSSGAIIESHSPVDGSLIGKVKTTSKADYEKVMSTATEAFLSWRKKPAPQRGEIVRQFGDKLRELKEPLGKLVSYEMGKSYQEGLGEVQEMIDICDFAVGLSRQLHGLTMHSERPGHRMYEQYHPLGVVGIISAFNFPVAVWAWNTALAWVCGDVCVWKPSEKTPLCGVACQNIAAQVFKANDLPEGISCLINGDYRVGEMMTQDKRIPLVSATGSIRMGKIVAQAVAARLGKSLLELGGNNAIIVTPDADIKMTVIGAVFGAVGTAGQRCTSTRRLIIHESIYNKVKDAVVAAYGQLHIGNPLDENNHVGPLIDKDAVSHYEKALEKVVAEGGKLIVEGGVLNGEGYESGCYVKPAIAEAEPNFEIVQHETFAPVLYLLKYSGDVENAITIQNGVVQGLSSAIMTNNLREAERFLSTAGSDCGIANVNIGTSGAEIGGAFGGEKETGGGRESGSDAWKIYMRRQTNTINYTDQLPLAQGIQFDL, encoded by the coding sequence ATGTCAAAAGTAGCGGCTGCATTTGGAATAAAAGATGCTCTAAAAGCATTAGGAATAAAAGAAGTCAACGAAGGAACCTCTACCGGTTCGAATAACTTTTCATCAGGGGCAATTATTGAATCCCACTCCCCTGTAGATGGATCACTTATTGGAAAAGTGAAAACCACCTCCAAGGCCGATTACGAAAAAGTTATGTCAACGGCTACCGAGGCATTTCTTTCATGGAGAAAAAAACCCGCACCGCAACGTGGGGAAATCGTCCGTCAGTTTGGAGATAAGCTTAGAGAGTTGAAAGAACCTTTGGGAAAATTGGTTTCCTATGAAATGGGTAAAAGTTATCAAGAAGGTTTAGGAGAAGTACAGGAAATGATAGATATCTGTGATTTTGCAGTTGGTCTTTCCAGGCAGCTTCACGGTCTTACGATGCATTCGGAACGTCCAGGACATAGAATGTACGAGCAGTATCACCCCTTGGGCGTGGTCGGCATTATTTCCGCTTTTAATTTTCCTGTGGCGGTTTGGGCATGGAACACAGCACTTGCGTGGGTTTGTGGTGATGTATGCGTTTGGAAACCTTCGGAAAAAACACCTTTATGTGGGGTTGCCTGTCAAAATATTGCCGCCCAAGTATTTAAGGCAAATGACTTGCCTGAAGGTATTTCTTGTCTTATAAACGGGGATTATAGGGTCGGTGAAATGATGACCCAAGACAAACGAATCCCATTGGTCTCAGCAACGGGCTCTATTCGTATGGGGAAAATTGTCGCACAGGCCGTAGCGGCACGGTTGGGGAAATCTCTTTTGGAATTAGGAGGAAACAACGCTATAATCGTTACGCCGGATGCAGATATTAAAATGACCGTTATCGGTGCCGTTTTTGGAGCGGTTGGAACCGCAGGACAACGGTGTACTTCTACAAGAAGGTTAATTATACACGAGTCCATCTACAATAAAGTAAAAGATGCCGTAGTTGCTGCATATGGTCAACTTCACATTGGAAATCCATTGGATGAAAACAACCATGTTGGTCCATTAATCGATAAGGATGCTGTAAGTCACTATGAAAAGGCATTGGAAAAAGTTGTTGCCGAAGGTGGTAAACTCATTGTTGAGGGCGGGGTTCTTAATGGAGAAGGTTACGAGAGTGGTTGCTATGTAAAGCCCGCTATTGCAGAGGCAGAGCCAAATTTTGAAATCGTACAGCATGAGACGTTTGCTCCTGTTCTTTATTTATTAAAATATTCTGGCGATGTTGAAAATGCCATTACAATTCAGAATGGTGTGGTGCAAGGGCTTTCTTCTGCAATAATGACCAATAATCTTAGGGAGGCGGAACGCTTTCTATCCACCGCAGGAAGCGACTGTGGTATTGCCAATGTAAATATTGGTACTTCAGGAGCAGAAATCGGTGGAGCCTTTGGAGGTGAAAAGGAAACAGGTGGTGGACGTGAAAGTGGATCCGATGCCTGGAAGATATATATGCGTAGGCAAACGAACACTATAAATTATACGGATCAATTACCTCTCGCCCAAGGCATACAGTTTGACCTCTGA
- a CDS encoding acyl-ACP desaturase → MVEKNIRLEVMQALEPKVEGFMDSFLIPIADIWQPTDFLPDSDKDGFLEEVKDLREESKELGYDFWVTMVADTITEEALPTYESWLMDVVGIDQHGDHKTNGWAKWVRAWTGEENRHGDVLNKYLYLSGRVNMREVEITTQHLISDGFDIGTDRDPYKNFVYTSFQELATNISHKRVGQMAKKKGNALLGKMCTIIAGDEMRHHLAYREFVKTIFGEDPSGMMLAFADMMKKKIVMPAHFLRESGGTIGSAFENFSNCAQRLGVYTAQDYVDILKKLNTYWELDTIRSLNEEAEKARDYLIKLPARLERIAERMKFPEDQYHFKWVEANGAL, encoded by the coding sequence ATGGTCGAAAAAAATATAAGACTAGAAGTCATGCAGGCGCTTGAGCCTAAGGTAGAAGGATTCATGGATTCTTTTCTTATTCCTATTGCCGATATTTGGCAACCGACCGATTTTCTACCCGATTCAGATAAAGACGGTTTTTTGGAAGAAGTGAAGGATCTGCGTGAAGAAAGCAAGGAATTGGGTTACGATTTTTGGGTGACTATGGTCGCGGACACAATTACCGAGGAAGCGTTGCCAACCTACGAATCTTGGTTGATGGATGTGGTGGGCATAGACCAACATGGTGATCATAAGACCAATGGTTGGGCAAAGTGGGTGCGCGCTTGGACAGGGGAAGAAAATAGGCATGGTGATGTTTTGAACAAATATTTGTATTTATCCGGAAGGGTAAATATGAGAGAGGTAGAGATTACGACACAACACTTAATTTCTGATGGCTTTGACATTGGTACTGATCGTGATCCTTACAAGAATTTTGTGTATACATCTTTTCAAGAATTGGCCACCAATATTTCGCACAAACGTGTCGGACAGATGGCGAAGAAAAAAGGAAACGCCTTACTGGGAAAAATGTGTACCATTATCGCAGGTGACGAAATGCGCCATCATTTGGCCTACAGGGAATTTGTTAAAACCATATTTGGCGAGGATCCATCAGGGATGATGCTGGCCTTTGCAGATATGATGAAGAAAAAAATTGTGATGCCCGCCCATTTTTTAAGGGAATCTGGCGGAACTATTGGATCAGCGTTTGAAAACTTCTCCAATTGTGCACAACGCCTTGGGGTTTACACGGCACAGGATTATGTGGATATATTGAAGAAGCTAAATACCTATTGGGAATTAGACACTATTCGCTCGCTTAACGAGGAGGCCGAAAAGGCTAGGGATTACCTGATTAAATTACCGGCACGACTGGAACGTATTGCCGAGCGTATGAAATTTCCCGAAGACCAATACCACTTTAAGTGGGTAGAAGCAAACGGAGCATTATAG
- a CDS encoding metallophosphoesterase family protein translates to MISGRTLVIGDIHSGLKALQQVLKRVEITTRDTLIFLGDYIDGWSQAVETVNFLLDLDKTYRCVFLRGNHDELCYQWLVNTTDNPTWLMHGGEATAKSYENIEQQTKAAHIRFYESLKNYYLDDDQRLFLHAGFTNLKGIEHEYFTKTFYWDRTLWELAMSLNPNLNENDLHYPKRLTNYKEIYIGHTPVTRMGKTTPQKGANVWNIDTGAAFMGPLTIMDVNTKKYWQSDPVHTFYPDETGRN, encoded by the coding sequence ATGATTTCAGGACGAACATTAGTTATAGGGGATATTCATTCAGGCCTAAAGGCCTTGCAACAAGTATTGAAGAGAGTTGAAATTACAACTAGGGATACCCTAATTTTTTTAGGGGATTACATAGACGGATGGAGCCAAGCCGTTGAAACAGTGAATTTTTTACTAGACTTGGATAAGACATACCGCTGTGTATTTCTCCGCGGTAATCACGATGAACTTTGTTACCAGTGGCTTGTTAACACTACGGATAACCCTACGTGGTTAATGCATGGTGGGGAGGCCACCGCAAAGTCCTACGAAAATATAGAACAACAAACCAAGGCAGCACATATTAGGTTTTATGAGAGTCTCAAGAACTATTATTTGGATGATGACCAAAGATTGTTCCTTCATGCGGGTTTTACCAACCTCAAAGGGATAGAACATGAGTATTTTACGAAAACCTTTTATTGGGACAGGACACTTTGGGAATTAGCGATGTCCTTAAATCCGAACTTGAACGAAAATGACCTACATTACCCTAAGAGGCTAACCAACTATAAAGAAATTTATATTGGCCACACCCCAGTAACGAGAATGGGTAAAACTACCCCACAGAAGGGGGCTAATGTATGGAATATTGATACAGGAGCCGCTTTCATGGGACCATTGACAATAATGGACGTAAACACCAAAAAATATTGGCAAAGTGATCCGGTCCATACATTTTATCCTGATGAAACTGGTAGAAATTGA
- a CDS encoding DNA helicase PriA, with translation MQDIQNSEHKKACANCGAELKFKPGSHQLQCAYCGYEEFIEQSKSSFEELELEHYLKIVGENAYTETIELLHCKNCGANQHVEENYKSLDCVYCGEPLIREDVETEGWILPSALVPFQLDVKEARAIFKTWVRSLWFAPDNLKKAALNPEGLHGLYLPYWTFDANLFASYQGQRGDYYYETQTYNTDKGKRTRQVRKTKWTYASGTVNGFVDDILINASQKKSREIPSKIAFWNLKEMVVFNSKYLSGFVTEKYTISLKDGHHQSFQKAKNIAYNWIRRDIGGDTQRIANADIKLSDETFKHILLPVYISSYRYNGKEFHFYINGQSGVLSGSRPYSFWKIFFLVVFILVVIGLIAIFAK, from the coding sequence ATGCAAGACATTCAAAATTCCGAGCATAAAAAGGCCTGTGCCAACTGTGGGGCCGAATTAAAGTTCAAACCCGGTTCCCACCAACTTCAGTGTGCCTATTGTGGCTACGAGGAATTCATTGAACAGTCCAAAAGTAGTTTTGAGGAATTGGAACTGGAGCACTATTTAAAGATAGTTGGGGAAAATGCCTATACCGAGACTATTGAGTTACTCCACTGCAAAAATTGCGGGGCCAACCAACATGTAGAGGAGAACTATAAATCTTTAGATTGTGTTTATTGCGGGGAACCTTTAATTCGTGAGGATGTAGAAACCGAGGGTTGGATTTTACCGAGTGCTCTGGTGCCTTTTCAGTTGGACGTAAAAGAAGCAAGGGCAATTTTCAAAACTTGGGTTAGAAGCCTTTGGTTTGCCCCTGATAATCTCAAAAAGGCTGCCTTGAATCCGGAAGGATTGCATGGTTTATACCTGCCCTATTGGACCTTTGATGCCAACCTTTTTGCTTCCTATCAAGGACAAAGAGGAGATTATTATTATGAGACCCAAACCTACAATACCGATAAAGGGAAAAGAACGAGACAGGTGCGAAAAACTAAATGGACATATGCATCCGGTACAGTTAACGGTTTTGTGGATGATATTCTCATAAATGCGTCCCAAAAAAAGAGCAGGGAAATTCCTTCTAAAATTGCCTTCTGGAATTTAAAGGAGATGGTGGTTTTCAACTCCAAGTACTTGTCGGGGTTTGTAACGGAAAAATATACTATTTCCTTGAAGGATGGCCATCACCAATCCTTTCAGAAAGCAAAAAATATTGCTTACAACTGGATACGAAGGGACATCGGTGGAGATACACAACGCATTGCCAATGCAGATATCAAACTATCCGATGAAACTTTTAAACATATTTTATTACCGGTCTACATTAGTTCCTATCGTTATAATGGGAAAGAATTTCATTTCTACATTAACGGGCAATCCGGAGTTTTGAGTGGAAGTAGGCCTTATTCTTTCTGGAAAATTTTCTTTTTAGTAGTTTTCATTCTTGTGGTCATAGGACTAATTGCGATTTTTGCAAAATGA